The genomic region TCGCTGCCGAAATAGGTGGTGACCGCATAACTCTGGAAAAGTGACGAGACGTCACCCAAGCCCGCCTTTGCGACGCCCTCAAAAATATACTTTTCCAGTCCGAGATTCGCCGTTTGGGTAGCGAGCACGTTGTCCAGGCGGGTAGCCGCGCCGTCCCCGAAGACATCATTTGCGATCGCCGCAATCTGGGCGGAGCGATAGCCGTAATATTGTTGCACGCCGCGCGTGACATTTGTGCCCCAGAGCTGGGTGGCCAGCTGGTTTGCGTAACGCGATTGTTGGAATCCCCAGTTCCACATTTCATTGGAATATTCGACATTGACCTTCAGCGAAGGATCAAGGTTGTCGCGCACATAGGTCAACATCTGGCGCACGTAATCGTCGTTCGCCTGCGTCGGTATGTTGAGCCACATGTTGGTGCGGCTTTCGTTCGCCAGCGCGACCATCGCCTCGATCGGCACGCCCGTCGTGCTGCCGGTACTCGCCCAGGAAAGCGTGTCCGGCGTCGTCCGCTGCGACCACGAGGTGGCGGTGGTGATGTTGGTCTGTTCCCAGTCCATGTAGCGCAAGGTGCCGAATTGCGAGACTTGCTTTACGAACGCGGGATTGAACAACTCGCCCTGATTGAACAGCGCCATCTGATCTTGCCGGACGACGTGCATCGCCGTCAGCGGATTGGAAGCGGCGATGCTGGTGATCATCACCGTCTGCATTGGATTGGCGCCGGTGACGGTAAAGGTGATCTCGCCCGGTTTGGAGCTGACGATCGTGGCGCCCGGAATGCGGAAGGTGGCGGTTCCGGTATAGGTCAGGACATAGGTATTGTCGGTTCCGGCGGATGCCGGATCGAGTGCGATTATCGTCGAAACGCTGGTCGCACCGGTGGGAATTGTCGTGGGATAGCCGTTCTGATCCACGATTAGCGAGGAAACTGAAGTGCCTTGCACCCCCCAGGTGCCGGCGGTTTTCATCCTGTCGAGAAAGGGATATTCCGTGCTCCAATAGTTGACTGGAGACAAGTTGATCCCGACGGATGTAGTGTTCGACATGGATTGAGAGTTCCCTGAGTTTGTCCTGTAACTGACAGAATTCTACTCTTTCTTCCTCTATACGAACGGTTAATGGCTGTTTAATCAATATTGAACGATGAGGCGGAGTATACCGCTGCCTCTCACCGCTCCTTGAGCGCGTTCCCCCGCGCTTCCTCGATCGGGCTGGTGAGGTAGCTCAGGTAGCTGCGATTGCCGGTGACGATATCGGCCACCACGGTCATCCCCGGCATCAGCGACATCAGCCGGTCGCCACGATCCACCGTGGCGCGGTCGAGCGCGACGCGGACGATATAGACGGTGCCGAGTTTCTCGTCGTCGATCGCGTCCGGGCTGATGCTGACCACCCGCCCCGGCACCGTGCCGTAGCGCGAGAAGGGAAAGGCATCGAGCTTCAGCGCCACCTTCTGGCCCGGCTGGACGAAGCCGGCGTCGCGGTTGAGCAGCTTCACCTCGGCGACCAGCGTATCGCCCGAAGGCACCACCGTCATGATCGGCTTGGCCGCCTCGACCACGCCGCCCTCGGTATGCAGCGAGAGCTGGCCGACCGTGCCGTCCGCCGGCGCGCGCAGCGCCTGGAAGCCGGACCGCTGCTTCGCCTTGACCATCTCCTCCTGCCGCAGCCGCATCTCGGTGGTCGCCTTGACGAGCTGCTCGTACAGCTCGGCGCGGGCGTCGGCGCGTGACTTGGCGAGCGTGGAGGCGGCGCCCCCCGCCTGCGCCGCGGCGCGGCGGATCGCCTCGCGCGCGGCATCGCGGCTCCCGGCCTCGAGGATGCGCTGGCGGCGCATTTCCAGCACCTTGAGCCGCGAAACGAAGCCCTTCTCGAGCAATTGCTCGTTGGCGGCGATCTGCTGGTCGAGCAGCGGCAGCGACTTGTCGAGCTTCGCCACCTCGGCGCGCGCGCTGGCGATGTCGGCGCCCGCCACGCCGCCGTTCGCGGCATTGGCGGCGATCGTCGCGCGAATGTCGGCGAGCCGCGCCCGCGCCAGCGACTCCTGCGCCGCGATCGACGCGGCGTCCGCCCCCGCCGGCGGGGTGAGGACGAGCGGCTTGCCGTCGAGCGCGTCGATCACCGCGCGGGTGCGCGCCACTTCGAAAGCGGCGGTTTCATAGGCCTTGGCCGCCTGCGCTGCCTCCGCGCCGGATACGGTGGGATCGAGCAGGACGAGCGGCTGGCCCTTTTTCACATGGTCGCCGTCATGGACGAGGATGCGCCGCACCACGCCCGCCTCGGCCGGCTGGACGAGCTGCACCGCGCCCTTCGGCACGATCCGCCCGGTGGCGGAGGCGATGATGTCGGTCCGCCCCAGCACCAGCCAGCCGGCGAGGAAGATGATGCCCGCCATCATCACCCGCGCGGTCAACCGCGCGGTGGGGGACACGGGGCGCTCGATCACCTCCAGCGCGGCGGGGAGGAACGCGGCGTCGTCGATACGCAGCCGCTCCGCCTCGCGCTGGCGGTCCTCGGCGAGCGCGGCCTTGACCAGCGACCAGTTGGTGGTGAGCGCGTTCATGCGGCGATTTCCTTGATGCCGGCCTGCCGGCGGTGAAGCTCGGCATAGCGCCCGCCCAGCTCGATCAGCTCGTCATGCGAGCCGCCCTCGACGATCCGGCCCTTTTCCATGGCGATGATCCCGTCGCATTCGCGCACGGCGGAGAGCCGATGCGCGATGATGACGACGGTGCGCCCGCGCGCGATCGCCTTCAGGTTGCGGCGGATGATCTCCTCGCTCTCCGCGTCGAGCGCGGAGGTGGCCTCATCGAGGATCAGGATGCGTGGATTGGTGATGAGCGCGCGGGCGATGGCGATGCGCTGGCGCTGGCCGCCCGACAGGTTCGCGCCGCGCTCGACGATCGGCGTGTCGTATCCGTGCGGCTGCTGGAGGATGAACTCGTGCGCGCCGGCCAGCTTCGCCGCCTGCATCACCCGCTCCAGCGGCATCGCCGGATTGGCCAGCGCGATATTCTCGCGAATCGAGCGGTTGAACAGGATATTCTCCTGCAGCACCACGCCGATATGACGGCGCAGCCACACCGGATCGGCCTGCGCCAGATCGATGCCGTCGACCATCACCCGCCCGCTTTCCGGGGAATAGAG from Sphingomonas sp. CL5.1 harbors:
- a CDS encoding HlyD family type I secretion periplasmic adaptor subunit, with the translated sequence MNALTTNWSLVKAALAEDRQREAERLRIDDAAFLPAALEVIERPVSPTARLTARVMMAGIIFLAGWLVLGRTDIIASATGRIVPKGAVQLVQPAEAGVVRRILVHDGDHVKKGQPLVLLDPTVSGAEAAQAAKAYETAAFEVARTRAVIDALDGKPLVLTPPAGADAASIAAQESLARARLADIRATIAANAANGGVAGADIASARAEVAKLDKSLPLLDQQIAANEQLLEKGFVSRLKVLEMRRQRILEAGSRDAAREAIRRAAAQAGGAASTLAKSRADARAELYEQLVKATTEMRLRQEEMVKAKQRSGFQALRAPADGTVGQLSLHTEGGVVEAAKPIMTVVPSGDTLVAEVKLLNRDAGFVQPGQKVALKLDAFPFSRYGTVPGRVVSISPDAIDDEKLGTVYIVRVALDRATVDRGDRLMSLMPGMTVVADIVTGNRSYLSYLTSPIEEARGNALKER